In a single window of the Thermus amyloliquefaciens genome:
- the lepB gene encoding signal peptidase I, producing MKAFWDYLFKEWFRQVGEALLVAFLVTTFVFTTVGVVGQSMFPTLQNGERVLVPKWETWLVRFGLMDWRRGEIAILKPPEGTPNATARFPLLGFSFRAFFIKRIVAVPGDEVYVERGVVYVNGKPLEERHITDRIAPWPDSFPGVCYKDGRMTRILTQQGDFPVELLPAYLRPLREMLLPPSEEVLARSRLTEACEVGRIRLKEGYYFVMGDNRTLGGSEDSRTFGPVPVQAIAGRASFVWWPIFVRDEGGLRLNVRRLAPPPAYQVP from the coding sequence ATGAAGGCGTTTTGGGACTATCTTTTCAAGGAGTGGTTCCGCCAGGTGGGGGAAGCCCTTCTGGTGGCTTTTTTGGTCACCACCTTTGTCTTCACCACCGTGGGGGTGGTGGGGCAGAGCATGTTCCCCACCCTGCAAAACGGGGAGCGGGTATTGGTGCCCAAGTGGGAGACCTGGCTGGTGCGCTTTGGCCTGATGGACTGGAGGCGGGGAGAGATCGCCATCCTGAAACCCCCCGAGGGCACCCCCAACGCCACCGCCCGCTTCCCCCTCCTGGGCTTTAGCTTCCGGGCTTTCTTCATCAAGCGCATCGTGGCGGTGCCGGGGGACGAGGTCTATGTGGAGCGGGGGGTGGTGTACGTGAACGGCAAGCCCCTGGAGGAAAGGCACATCACCGACCGCATCGCCCCTTGGCCCGACTCCTTTCCCGGGGTGTGCTACAAGGACGGGCGCATGACCCGGATCCTCACCCAGCAGGGGGATTTCCCCGTGGAGCTTCTGCCCGCCTACCTGAGGCCCCTTAGGGAGATGCTCCTACCCCCCTCGGAGGAGGTCTTGGCCCGAAGCCGCCTGACCGAGGCCTGCGAGGTGGGGAGGATCCGCCTCAAGGAGGGGTACTACTTCGTCATGGGGGATAACCGGACCTTGGGGGGGTCGGAGGACTCCCGCACCTTTGGGCCGGTGCCCGTGCAGGCCATCGCTGGCCGGGCCAGCTTCGTGTGGTGGCCCATCTTCGTGCGGGATGAGGGTGGGCTTCGTCTCAACGTGAGGAGGCTTGCCCCACCCCCCGCCTACCAGGTGCCCTGA
- a CDS encoding LutC/YkgG family protein, with product MEAESRILSRIKHALKERPKALLPEHPHPALSQDPRELLLKRLAENGAEGHLLDEEGVKRLLANLAQGLPGAAYGKGVPAALRLLPELPPEEAPLGVSRALFAVAETGTVALSSEDGRRAQLLPPVHLVLVEEKRVYPSLLEAFLDLKSLPSALGLHSGPSKSADIGQVMVKGVHGPGRLVVAVLQGTW from the coding sequence ATGGAAGCAGAATCCCGCATCCTAAGCCGCATCAAGCATGCCCTCAAGGAAAGGCCCAAGGCCCTTCTCCCTGAGCATCCCCACCCTGCCCTTTCCCAGGATCCGCGGGAGCTTCTCCTCAAGCGCCTTGCGGAAAACGGGGCCGAGGGCCACCTCCTGGACGAGGAAGGGGTGAAGAGGCTTTTGGCAAACCTGGCCCAAGGGCTTCCCGGGGCCGCCTACGGCAAGGGGGTTCCCGCTGCCCTCCGCCTCCTTCCGGAGCTCCCTCCCGAAGAGGCCCCCTTGGGGGTGTCCCGGGCCCTCTTCGCCGTGGCGGAAACGGGGACGGTGGCCCTCTCCTCGGAGGACGGGAGGCGGGCCCAGCTCTTACCCCCCGTTCACCTGGTCCTGGTGGAGGAAAAAAGGGTCTACCCCAGTCTCCTCGAGGCCTTCTTGGACCTGAAATCCCTTCCCAGCGCCCTGGGCCTCCACTCCGGCCCCTCCAAAAGCGCCGACATCGGCCAGGTGATGGTGAAGGGCGTGCACGGCCCGGGGAGGCTGGTGGTGGCGGTGCTTCAGGGCACCTGGTAG
- a CDS encoding LutB/LldF family L-lactate oxidation iron-sulfur protein, producing the protein MRVKAKLYPKEAARLLREKPGVRDAVTGATLHFEAGRKKAYQEVDAEAWRERAKRVKDHLLTHLDQYLELAEKRLQEKGVQVHWAEDPEEAHRILREIVARRGVRRAVKAKSMLTEELGVNPLLEALGVEVYETDLGEYLIQLLGEPPSHIVGPAIHLALSDIQRLFHSRFGTPLDASPEALAAVARRVLREAFLTAELGISGANFLVAETGTLVLMENEGNIRLATSLPKVHVAFVGIEKLLPRLHDLALFLPLTARAATGQRLSTYVSLIQGPAKEGEEGPEEVHVVLVDHGRTALLHDPEAWEVLRCLRCGACLNACPVYRQTGGHPYGYVYSGPIGAVLDPGLLGLEDTHPLPYASTLCGACYEACPVKIPIPKLLLTWRRRAVEQGLAQGWERAAIQAFSKVMQSPSLYRLFSKGLRGLPLPQDWLPLLRAWTEGRGPLKPSPKPFHQLWQELKE; encoded by the coding sequence CAAGGAGGCTGCCAGGCTCTTAAGGGAAAAACCCGGGGTGCGGGATGCGGTCACCGGGGCCACCCTGCACTTCGAGGCGGGCCGCAAGAAGGCCTACCAGGAGGTGGACGCCGAGGCCTGGCGGGAAAGGGCCAAGCGGGTGAAGGACCACCTCCTCACCCACCTGGACCAGTACCTGGAGCTGGCGGAAAAGCGGCTCCAGGAAAAGGGCGTCCAGGTGCACTGGGCGGAAGACCCCGAGGAGGCCCACCGCATCTTGAGGGAGATCGTGGCTCGCCGCGGGGTGAGGCGGGCGGTGAAGGCCAAGAGCATGCTCACCGAGGAGCTCGGGGTGAACCCCCTCCTGGAGGCCCTGGGGGTGGAGGTGTACGAAACCGACCTGGGGGAGTACCTGATCCAGCTCCTGGGGGAACCCCCAAGCCACATCGTGGGCCCGGCCATCCACCTGGCCCTTTCCGATATCCAAAGGCTCTTCCACAGCCGCTTCGGCACCCCCCTGGACGCCTCCCCCGAGGCCCTGGCCGCCGTGGCCAGAAGGGTCTTGCGGGAGGCCTTCCTCACCGCCGAGCTGGGCATCAGCGGGGCCAACTTCCTGGTGGCGGAGACCGGCACCCTGGTCCTCATGGAAAACGAGGGGAACATCCGCCTGGCCACCAGCCTCCCCAAGGTCCACGTGGCCTTCGTGGGGATTGAGAAGCTCCTCCCCCGCCTTCACGACCTCGCCCTCTTCCTCCCCCTCACCGCCCGGGCGGCCACGGGGCAGCGGCTTTCCACCTACGTCTCCCTCATCCAAGGGCCGGCGAAGGAGGGAGAGGAGGGCCCAGAGGAGGTGCACGTGGTCCTGGTGGACCACGGCCGCACCGCCCTTCTCCACGACCCCGAGGCCTGGGAGGTGTTGCGGTGCCTTCGCTGCGGGGCCTGCCTCAACGCCTGCCCCGTCTACCGCCAGACCGGGGGCCACCCTTACGGCTACGTCTACTCGGGGCCTATTGGGGCGGTCCTGGACCCCGGGCTTCTGGGCCTCGAGGACACCCACCCCCTTCCCTACGCCTCCACCCTCTGCGGGGCCTGCTATGAGGCCTGCCCGGTGAAAATCCCCATCCCCAAGCTCCTCCTCACCTGGCGGAGGCGGGCGGTGGAACAGGGCCTCGCCCAGGGCTGGGAAAGGGCCGCCATCCAGGCCTTCTCCAAGGTGATGCAAAGCCCAAGCCTCTACCGGCTCTTCTCCAAGGGCCTAAGGGGCCTTCCCCTGCCCCAGGATTGGCTTCCCCTCCTCCGGGCCTGGACCGAGGGGCGCGGCCCCTTGAAGCCAAGCCCCAAGCCCTTCCACCAGCTTTGGCAGGAACTCAAGGAGTAA
- a CDS encoding serine/threonine-protein kinase — translation MEAVSLAGKVLLNRYRVVRPLGQGALATVYLAFDRFGAPYALKVFPKGAEARRNREFWVGKQLSHPNLNPVLESLDLEEGPALLLAYAPGEEMGRWMVRRPGRARALAVFRQLLMALAHMHGKGLVHRDVKPENIIVAGTDEAKLVDYDLSGPALEAFKKPLRLGTLPYLAPEQVLGQSPGPEADVYAAGIILYWILSGEHPFVGGPDEVLLGHLQEPVPPVPGLAPPQQAYLERLLAKSPRERFPSAKEALEGFPF, via the coding sequence GTGGAGGCGGTGAGCCTGGCGGGGAAGGTCCTTTTGAACCGTTACCGGGTGGTGCGCCCCTTGGGCCAAGGCGCCTTGGCCACCGTCTACCTGGCCTTTGACCGCTTCGGCGCCCCTTACGCCCTCAAGGTCTTCCCCAAGGGGGCCGAAGCCAGGCGCAACCGGGAGTTCTGGGTGGGAAAGCAGCTTTCCCACCCTAACCTGAACCCGGTTCTGGAAAGCCTGGACCTGGAGGAGGGCCCCGCCCTCCTCCTGGCCTACGCCCCCGGGGAGGAGATGGGGCGCTGGATGGTCCGCCGCCCCGGGCGGGCTCGGGCCTTAGCCGTCTTCCGCCAGCTCCTCATGGCCTTGGCCCACATGCACGGCAAGGGCCTGGTGCACCGGGACGTGAAGCCGGAGAACATCATCGTGGCGGGCACCGACGAGGCCAAGCTGGTGGACTACGACCTCTCGGGGCCGGCCCTGGAGGCCTTCAAAAAACCCTTAAGGCTGGGCACCCTCCCCTACCTGGCCCCCGAACAGGTCCTGGGGCAAAGCCCGGGCCCCGAAGCGGACGTGTATGCGGCAGGGATCATCCTGTACTGGATCCTCTCCGGGGAACACCCCTTCGTGGGGGGGCCCGATGAGGTCCTCCTTGGCCACCTTCAGGAACCCGTTCCCCCCGTCCCCGGCCTAGCCCCCCCACAACAGGCCTACCTGGAACGCCTCCTGGCCAAATCCCCTAGGGAACGGTTCCCCTCGGCCAAAGAGGCCCTCGAGGGGTTCCCTTTTTAA
- a CDS encoding N-acetylmuramoyl-L-alanine amidase produces the protein MRVCLLVCIWLWSLAWAFPRIGVHEGFTRLVFDLPSKEVQHTLSQEDGLLVLVLKGVKAAPLDQVVNSSEVASVQTLPEEGQVRVVVRLKGRVEATVRRYSDPERLVVDLSLKKEASAPAKPAQANSDPPRNRPPRPPKPVVLLDPGHGGVDPGMVGYVVEKEVVLDVALRLRRLLEREGIEVRLTRDRDMHLSPEKREDLSRRASLADSSQVNLFISIHVNATPTRTAQGVEVFYFGQAQDARVLAQVIRENGGGELGRRLTQEARTVAERILSDIVAQANQRYSQRLAETLGRKLSQTTGSPFRGTFPGDLFVLRYAKVPAVLVEIGFGDHPVEGRRLADPAHREKVAQGLLAGILTFLANGAYAR, from the coding sequence ATGCGGGTATGCCTCCTGGTTTGTATCTGGCTATGGAGCCTGGCTTGGGCTTTCCCCCGGATAGGGGTGCACGAGGGCTTTACCCGGCTGGTGTTTGATCTTCCCTCCAAAGAGGTGCAGCACACCCTTTCCCAGGAGGATGGCCTTCTGGTCCTGGTCCTGAAGGGGGTGAAGGCGGCTCCCCTGGACCAGGTGGTGAACTCTTCCGAGGTGGCTTCCGTCCAGACCCTACCGGAGGAAGGGCAGGTGCGGGTGGTGGTGCGCCTGAAGGGGAGGGTGGAGGCCACGGTGCGCCGCTATTCGGACCCGGAGCGGTTGGTGGTGGACCTGAGCCTGAAGAAGGAGGCCTCCGCCCCGGCCAAGCCCGCCCAGGCAAACTCCGACCCGCCCCGCAACCGGCCGCCGAGGCCACCCAAGCCCGTGGTCCTCCTGGACCCCGGCCATGGGGGGGTGGACCCAGGGATGGTGGGGTATGTGGTGGAGAAGGAGGTGGTCCTGGACGTGGCCCTGCGCCTGAGGCGGCTTCTGGAAAGGGAGGGGATTGAGGTGCGGCTCACCCGGGACCGGGATATGCACCTTTCCCCGGAAAAGCGGGAGGACCTTTCCCGCCGGGCCTCCCTGGCCGACAGCTCCCAGGTGAACCTCTTCATCTCCATCCACGTCAACGCTACCCCTACCCGTACCGCCCAGGGGGTGGAGGTCTTCTACTTCGGCCAGGCCCAAGACGCCAGGGTCCTGGCCCAGGTGATCCGGGAAAACGGCGGGGGGGAGCTGGGAAGGCGCCTCACCCAGGAGGCCCGCACCGTGGCGGAGCGCATCCTATCGGACATCGTGGCCCAGGCCAACCAGCGCTACAGCCAGCGCCTGGCGGAAACCCTAGGCCGGAAGCTTTCCCAAACCACGGGAAGCCCCTTCCGGGGGACCTTTCCCGGCGATTTATTCGTGCTTCGCTACGCCAAGGTGCCTGCGGTGTTGGTGGAGATCGGCTTCGGGGACCATCCCGTGGAGGGTCGGCGGCTCGCCGACCCCGCCCACCGGGAGAAGGTGGCCCAGGGGCTCCTTGCGGGCATCCTCACCTTCTTGGCCAACGGGGCCTATGCCAGGTGA
- a CDS encoding patatin-like phospholipase family protein — MRGLALSGGGARGLAHLGALEVFLEAGLDFQVVAGTSMGAIVGALFAAGKTPEEMLALARRTPWLGLLGLSAREGIFSRRKLRDFLAEHLPPSFDRLKKPLAVTAVDVVSGRLLFLTQGDLPSAILASAAYPGLLAPVEREGRLLFDGGVLDNLPVDAARFLGATEVWALDVTPEREAAEAPKGLLALARRAVDLMQLHLTSLRLSLYAPEVYVRPPLTGVGIEDFRRLEEIVEAGRKAARQAIAGRVGGV; from the coding sequence GTGCGCGGCTTGGCGCTTTCCGGTGGGGGGGCCAGGGGGCTTGCCCACCTCGGGGCCCTCGAGGTCTTCCTGGAGGCGGGCCTGGACTTCCAGGTGGTGGCCGGGACCAGCATGGGGGCCATCGTGGGGGCGCTTTTCGCCGCCGGAAAGACCCCGGAGGAGATGCTGGCCCTGGCCCGCCGGACCCCTTGGCTTGGCCTTTTGGGCCTCTCCGCCAGGGAGGGGATTTTTTCCCGCAGGAAGCTGCGGGATTTCCTGGCGGAGCACCTTCCCCCAAGCTTTGACCGCCTGAAAAAGCCCTTGGCGGTCACCGCCGTGGACGTGGTCTCGGGGCGGCTTCTCTTTCTTACCCAAGGGGACCTGCCCAGCGCCATCCTGGCCTCCGCCGCCTATCCTGGGCTTCTTGCCCCGGTGGAGCGGGAGGGCCGGCTCCTTTTTGACGGCGGGGTCCTGGACAACCTTCCCGTGGATGCCGCCCGGTTCCTAGGGGCCACGGAGGTCTGGGCCTTGGACGTGACCCCGGAGCGGGAGGCGGCGGAGGCCCCCAAGGGCCTCTTGGCCCTGGCCCGGCGGGCGGTGGACCTCATGCAGCTCCACCTCACCTCCCTCCGCCTCAGCCTGTATGCCCCGGAGGTGTACGTGAGGCCCCCTCTTACCGGCGTGGGCATAGAGGACTTCCGCCGTCTGGAGGAGATCGTGGAGGCGGGGCGCAAGGCGGCAAGGCAGGCGATCGCGGGTAGAGTAGGAGGGGTATGA